tggtgatgaagcttgtgtgtacaagaaggccagtgggagctctataatgttccttgtgctatatgtggatgatatattattgtttgggaatgatattaccacaatgcaagaagtcaaaacttggctaaagagttgcttctctattaaggatcttggagaagcacaatacatattggggattgggatctataggaatagatccaagagattgataggtctaagtcaaagtacatacattgataaaatcttgaaaaggttcaagatggaaaactctaagaaaggtttggtacctattcaaaagggaaccattctcagttcatctcagtgtcctaccacgaaagatgaacaagagaaaatgaagaaagtcccatacgcatctgctattgggtctatcatgtatgcaatgatatgtactcgaccggatgtgtcatgcgctctaagcttgacgagtagataccagaacaacccaagaaacagtcattggattgctgttaaaagtatattgaaataccttaggaggactaaggatatgtttctaatatatgggtctggtgaggaggaactcgcagtaaaaggttatgtggatgcgagtttccaaactgatcgagatgactctcgatcacaatccggttatgtcttcatgttgaatggtggtgcggtctcttggaagagctcaaaacaggaagttgttgcgttatccactacagagtcggagtacattgccgcctcattggcagctcaggaagctgcatggatgaagaaattcatcgacgacttaggagtggtcccttccattcaggaccctcttgagatcttttgtgacaacgagggtgcgattgctcaaatcaaggaacctcgtgctcatcaaaagacttgtcacattgagcggaggttcaactacatcagggatgaggttgaaaagggaaagatatgtattcacaaagttcacacagatcaaaatgttgcggatccactcacgaagcttttacatgggccaaaacatgagggacatgtttgtgcattagggcttcgatattctagtgattggaattgatctattttatgtattgtatcggaatgaatcagttcaaactcattaatataattatggtattaatttattatgAGTCatattccaattttgcatattttatccatgaataaactattattctaaattccgtagttgatcacatttgtgggaacaagtgtgaggtctagactattatgaacttggattggttaacattcaaatggtgaatgtggggcaaggttgcaaccaaggttcatagatgtttgtgggatacaaatattggaagacccgctctcaagatttactatatggagcctttgtggttgatcacatgtaatcttgagtaaaggagaatatcattatatcctctgacctgagacacatattgggttcagatattcaccgaatattgtgccttgattctttccttcgctattctgaaatatggtagtacataagggaggcttcaggtatggtacaaggtgtagtgtctaggacgtatgtagtcaagatggaatttgtccctcttattcgttgagagtcagatgtctaaggcctgacaaagttagatctataagagagtgattattctatgtctcttggatctaacatgacatctaggacaaaaggatatatattgaaatattcacctgattcatattcgagatgggaactcgaaaaggatgatgttattgaatggcactaagtcataacatattaggggtgatggacggtagttaggtggcatccatcacttgcattaatttcttatgtttctcgtgcaagtgggagattgaaggtatttcatatggccgagagacatattaaactaatgtggctaacatgttatgatccaagtcgggtcatacccaataacaaactaatCAACACTTTTGTATTTATCTTATCGAATGGATCGTCAAGTAAATACTCGACACTTaaatttagaaaattggttttctaaaatataaataacttgagATAAAATTATATGGATAATTTATATTAGATGGATTTAATTGTTTATATGGTTAGACAATTAAAGTGTGATCTACATTTATAAAAGGATTATAAAAGTAGAAGCAACAAACCCCTTTATGCTCACTTGATTTATGATTATATTGTTTATATGGGGTTTCATACTTAAAAAATAtatcatacatgtatatatatattttataaagggaattataaaatatattaatcaAGACAACTAGCATCATGCACTTAAATAAAgatgcttaaaaaaaaaaaaaaggggggggggggggggctagGGGACGGTTTTGGGGCTCCCAAGATGGCCACCCACTTTACTTGTTGCTTTAACTAATGTGTGATTCTCAAGGGCATGCATTCAAGCAAGTTCACTCCATCCATTTTTTTCCTCTCTCAAGTTAAAAATTCAAACTAGAAAAACTCTTCATCCTTTACCtccttggccgaaattttggggaAGAAAGAGAGGATTCAAGCTTGTTTTCTAGCTAGTTATTAGTGTCtagcaaatcctaactaaaggtagTGTTGGTTGCTATAGCTTGTGGGTATACTTtacttgaggtttcacacttttgaggcttgcttcatcatcttcttcatcatcccattttgtaaccctcaactagcttgaggaggtaaaaattCTTCAAACCCACTTTTATATATGTAAGCATTAATTCAAGACTTGATATGGTTATggattttgtcttttaaaatggttaaTTCATAACATGAACTACTTGCTTCCGCTCACTTatatcttcataaaatgggttttatgaactagTTAAAAATGTAGAACATGAAATTTTAAAAGTTTGTCAAAATCCAtcaaagtagaagtattttgataagtgtcttgaagtctttcaaaagtgtatgaatacatattaaaacactacatgtatatacattttaattgagtcgttaagtcatcgttagtcgttacatgtaaatgttgttttgaaacctttaggttaacgatcttgttgaatgttgttaacccattgtttattataacaaatgagatgttaaattgttatattatcatgatattatgatatataatatatcttagtatgatatatatacagttaaatgtcgttacaacgataatcgttacatatatgtctcgtttcgaaatcattaagttagtagtcttatttttacatatgtatttcattgttaatacacttaataatatatttacttatcatttaacataattaaccaagtgtatcaatatcttaatatgattcatatgtacctagtaagacgttgttataacgataatcgttatatatatcgttttcgagtttcttaaattaatagtctcatttttatgtatataactcattgttaaaatacctaatgagatacatacttataataaaatcatgttaactatatatataaccatatatatgtcatcgtatagtttttacaagttttaacgttcgtgaatcaccggtcaacttgggtggtcaattgtctatatgaaacctatttcaattaatcaagtcttaacaagtttgattgcttaacatgtaggaaacacttaatcatgtaagtaacaatttcatttaatatatatataaacatggaaaagttcgagtcactacaagtTGTGCAAGTAAGtggtttatgtatgtatgcatataagtattacactcactaagcattaTATCTTACTCctttcgttgtttacctttttagattGTGGTACTTCGAAGGACAAGGGTAAGAGTTTGGCCTAGCTTGCTTGTGACGGATTTTTGGAAGGCATATTTGGTAATGGTCTCGACAGCCATGCTCATTAAAGGGGTGTTTTGATTAAAACTTAAGGGTCTTGTGTACCCGGtgttgtaaacatttaacttgatGTATTGTCTAAACTTGTACTAGTATTTGAACAATGGTTGTAATCCAATCGTGGTTGTGATGGTTATCatcaatgatttaaaaaaaaatgtacacTTTTACAAGTAAAGCGTTATATCGGTTTGAggatcgtttcaagtggtatcagagcatgacctAAGGGATCTAGGTTGCCTCGGGATGGGAGCCTAGACTTAGGTTGAACAGGCATTTTATGCATGACTTGTCGGGTTAAGGGACCACGAGATTGTTGTAGACACTCTAATGCTTGTGGTTGTTTGTTTATGTGCATGTGGTTAACATCAAGTGAGATGGACATTGTACCAAGGAGTTTGATAGGATGTACGAGTGTTGTGACGACCcgccaaaattgtcattgacggcgccgtcaacttaggtcccgttacgtggtcataagtctttaaaacaaagtttgaccaaaatatgttgcattcatttcaaatgtaaggatgtttcaaggtttacaaaagtagttcgacaacaagttaagttacaacatttaagtacaaatgaaacctatacgacacaatttaagtaaagtcaaaagacgctccatgtatgcatgtatacttgacatccaagcaagtatcaaaaatagtgtgcggaagcatgtaccacttagcattcaaggacctgagaaaaacatagaaaatctgtcaacgaaaacgttggtgaaatcataggtttagtaagtatgttATAGTGAACCACGAGATTTATAACGTTGGAATAATATTAAACCATTCTAGAAGTTGTtctttgtatcacgagcacctaattatcaaggcttaactgtatacgaaccccgttatcatagtgttagaacctacactatacccgataaTACATTTCATTTgccaatggtagcgaaccgtccgaatgagagtttgtcaaacccgtatgaatccacacaacataagttattgcttacaccctgcaagtgtaactaatgataattgaattgaggctttttgttctaactcgtacgtagaatgtttgttttcgtacttgtgttcactttgtaaaacgaaacgtttatcttttctcatcccaagtataagtataaagagtaaaagtgggactatgatctcaccttaagtgcacgagtaaaaaggtacttcacaaagtaaacgtgtgcaagaacgaatgctagtcttgacctaaacaagtaggttgtatcaatactgGTAAAATACGTGGTCgaacaaagttgttcaattagtcctatggctcatttcgactcgattatatagcatgtgagtcaagttttcaagtttcatgcaagatataagtacaagagagaggttataacgattaaacaaagtattggttgagtttaaataaaagtcaactttggtcaaggtcaaagtcaacgaaaaagtcaacacgttcgggtcgggtctcggaaaatttttctgagttatataatcatatatgagcatcttagaacaagttacatattaatcaaaggtgcgtagcatagttggatttAAACGAAAAATGACAAATTTGGACAGCCTGCTGATCGTGCTTAAGCCACGCCGCGGGCTAAAAGGGATGTTGAAGGTCGAGGGTTCTGATGGTTCCAGACCATTTGGGTCTGTGGTAAGCCGCACCGCAGCTAGGAAGCCAGCGCCGCGGGTATCACCTGGGCAAAATTTTGGGCAGTTTTCATGTGTTTAAGACTcgaaccaaatttcaccaaaacagaattaatgaaccgaaaacactcaaaatgcatatcatacatcgttggaaaggtattttaatgaggaatacaactaagcacatatcatcaaacaaatccatcatttacaataactaaaTTCTCATCGAAAGATCATTGAAtgttcatcattaatgcttcaagttcataaatgcaatttgatgattcaaaaattaaatgcacacatataatacactgtttcgtaggtaattacgaatacattgcaacaaaacacttaccaACCACATTACAATGCATTTAATGCATCATAATTTCATATTTAAGCCTACCAAACCCTATCCAAAAATCATAAattcaacaatcatgttaatggagtctttctaagtcaacctacataccaaattgaagctagtgatgctagtaacacatttaatacatgcactttaacatttaacaacatttaatcaaccaaatctcaagattaaacaaactctttttcaagttcatgctagttacaccaaaatgatAAGAACAAGCAAACAATtcgcatattcatgttagacttgagtcatagacactaactaacacttttataaagaacaccaagaacaagaagtttagagtttttagaaagttacccactagagatgaaattagtatcaagttgtagaggatgaagagaggattccaattaTGTAATTTGTTTTTATGTTAGCTTCATagtttggatttagatgatgatttagtgatttAGAAGAAATGGAAGCAAAATGGAAGTAAGAAAGAAAAAAGGAAAATGGGAGGTGAAAATGAGTGGTGGGAGGTGactttgaccatttgacctagttacCACTTTGGTCAATTGGCAAAGTTGgttcctcgagtttaaaagcgggtgtgcgaattaaccatacgaattattttaaatacgcaaattattgggagatgttataattaaataacagactTTAAATAACTAAacaaaaagtaaacggaaaaagacgggttattacaagtgtattaatgattGGCCACCATTAGTACGGTTGCACGTCGTGTCAAATGAATGAAGTGCGACAAGCATCAAGCAAGATGGGTTGATAAGTGTTTCGGTGTGTCTTTTATCGTGTTCTAATATACTTTAATTTATAGAATGAGGATACGAAGTGGTGTGGATCATGAGGGTCCGAGTAACGAGGAAGtgaataacaatgatgatgatctCATGGTCAAGATTGAGAGTTATTCTGAGGTGTTTACCGGGAAGGTCAAAGAAGTTCTTCAAGAGACAATTGAGGAACAAATAACCAATCTCCTTTGTGATCAAGTAAGTGTGGTGGTGAGAGAAGAGTTCGATAAGAGGTTTCCAAAGCCTCAATGTGATGAAGGTGTTGATGAGGTACCGCTTAATTTAAGGGCTCCCGGAAGTGGTGGGTTCAGTTACAAGGACTTTAAGTTCACTAAACCGCCACTATTTAAAGGGAGTCCCAACCCTCTAAAAAACATGAGGTGGATATCGGATGTGAAAGGTTGCTTCCGGGTGTATGAATGCCCACCCAATAAAAAGACAAGGCTTGCTACGAGCCTAATGAGGGGTGCGGCGAAAACTTGGTTAGATGATAAGCTTCTTATAATGGGTGAGGAGATGTTTGTTAATTTTCCTTGGGATGATTTCAAGGCCGAGTTCTTCAAGGAGTATCGCACTCAAGCCGATCTCACCCGAATTCGGAAGGAGTTACGAAACTTGCgtcaagggtctatggacctaaacaCTTTTAAGGCGACGTTTCTTGCTAAAGTGCGGTTTTGTCCCGAATACATAGGGAACGACCGAATGTTGATGGTGGATTTTCATAAGGCTTTTAACGATGATCTTCGGGCAAAGATTAGTCTTAGTTATGATAATACTTTTAGCGAGTTGTTTGATATAGCGAAAGGATTTGAACCCGATTATCATAAATTTAATGATGTTACTACTAGCAAGACGAAGTTTGAGGTAAGTGCCCCTAGCAAGAAGGCTAAGAGTGGGTTGAAAGTGTAGGTAGTGTGAAGAAAGTAGGTTTCGGGGGTTATGCCCCTACTTGCTTTACTTGTAGGCAAAATGGTCACATGTCCCGGGATTGCCCAAACCAGTCTTCCAAGagtaaagtcacttgttttaatatCCACAAAGAGGGTCATCAGAAGTTTGAGTGTCCCGACTTAATGACGGGGGATAAAAGTTATGACAATACTAAGCgcttagagaaggcggcggggccTGCGAGGGCCGAAATTTAATGATGACTACTGATGATGCTAAGAAGTCCAACGAAATAgtttcaggtactttcttggttaactaTAAACCCGCTAAggttctatttgatagtggtgccgatATGTCGTATGTTTCCTTAAAATATGCAGCTACTTTAGATTCTCCTTTGTGTGATTTAGACAATCCTTTACAAGTCGAGATCGCCAATGGTAGGTTCTCGGTGGCTAAGGGAGTGTATAAaaattgtgttattgattttaggacCGAGAAGTTTGATATTGACTTGGTTCCTAttaccttgggtgaatttgatgtcatggtgggtatggattggctggaTCATAACAGAGCTAATCTTGATTGTCATGGAAAATTCGTGTGGGtaagaaccccaagtgggggagagctaatcATGTATGGTGAAGCTCGAAGATGTCTCGTGCCTATTTGTACTTACGCTCGGGCGCATCGACTCGTGTCTAGTAGGGGTATGGCTTATCTAGCCCACGTGGTtaatactcgagatgagccaccttCCATTAAATCTATCCTTGTTGTTAATGAATTTAAAGATATTTTTACCGACGACTTACCGGGTGTTCCGCCGGTAAGACAAGTGGAGTTTCGCATCGATGTGGTTCTGGGGGTgaaccccattgctaaaactccctaTCGTTTGGCTACAAACGAGATGCATGAATTGTTGAACCAAACCCAAGAGTTATTAGAAAAGGCTTTATTCGACCGAGTAGCTCACCATTgtgtgctccggtcttgtttgtgaagaagaaggatggtagtatgcgtatgtgcattgactaCCATGAATTCaacaaggtgacgatcaagaatcgttagtcgttgcctaggattgacgatttgtttgatcaacttcaaggtgcgtgTTATTTCTCCAAGATTGATTTGTGAtccagatatcatcaaatgcggattcgtgaggaagatattgagaagatggtgtttcggacgcGATATGGGCATTTTAAGTTTGTTGTGATGCCTTTTAGTCTTACGAATGCTCCTGCggcgttcatggaccttatgaaccgagtgtgccaacctatgttggacaagtcggtaattgtgttcattgacgacatacttatttattcaaagagtatgaaggaacatgaacatcatttgcgtgagttGCTAAAGACGTTACGTAAGGAGAAATTGTatacaaaattctccaagtgtgagttttagttaagggaagtacaattccttggccatattgtgaatcaggaaggattaaagtggatccggggaagattgaggcgGTTAAGAGTTGgaaacaaccgactacacctacggaagtccgaagttttctcggattggtcggttattatcgtcagtttattcaagatttttccaagattgcttcatcTTTAACGAAGCTAACTCGGAAGAATTTAACGTTAGAATGGGGTGATGTTCAAGAaaatgcttttcaattattgaagagcAAATTGTGTCAAgccccggtgttagtgttaccggaaggggtggaagatatggtggtgtattgtgatgcctcgattAGTGggtttgatgtgaagcgaggtgtatataaaatagtattatttttagtgcgaaaatactattaaatacgatacaattttacacaagatatttatttatttatagaatggatatacttaaaccttgctacaacacttataggcagtgtacctaatcgtacagtagtgtagtttttagtaagtccggttcgttccacagggaaatctttaaacaaagctcaacgctatattagtttacttttataaaaatacaaacatatatataagtaatattattattataaaggggggtttttaccgtttaatgaccggtttgtcgattttaagactttagtcgcagttaaaacctaatgtaaaatataaaataaatacaagacttaaattaaagcgtaaagtaaataacgataatgaaattgcaaatagtaaaaatgcgataaaataaaattgcgataattaaaaagtacgataattaaaagtgcgattaaataacaaataataaaagtgcgataattagaagtgcaattaaatataaaataaaggaaattaaatatgaaataaaagaattatgcttatttaaacttccgtaatcatgatgtttgacgtgttgattttaattatatgcccatgggttaattgtcctttgtcctggattattcaatatgtccgtctggtttttgtccataacagtccatcagtcataaatataaattgcaagtgtccttgtcaaattattattatacccgaagttaaatattccaactaattggggattcgaattgtaacaaggttttaatactttgtttaatgaatacaccaggttatcgactgcgtgtaaaccaaggttttactactttgttaacaattacaccaattacccttgaatgtaatttcacccctgttttgattattctagtggctattaatccattcccgtgtccggttaaatgaacgattattcgtacatataaataccccgcccatcgt
The window above is part of the Rutidosis leptorrhynchoides isolate AG116_Rl617_1_P2 chromosome 1, CSIRO_AGI_Rlap_v1, whole genome shotgun sequence genome. Proteins encoded here:
- the LOC139898728 gene encoding uncharacterized protein is translated as MTTDDAKKSNEIVSGTFLVNYKPAKVLFDSGADMSYVSLKYAATLDSPLCDLDNPLQVEIANGRFSVAKGVYKNCVIDFRTEKFDIDLVPITLGEFDVMVGMDWLDHNRANLDCHGKFVWVRTPSGGELIMYGEARRCLVPICTYARAHRLVSSRGMAYLAHVVNTRDEPPSIKSILVVNEFKDIFTDDLPGVPPVRQVEFRIDVVLGVNPIAKTPYRLATNEMHELLNQTQELLEKALFDRVAHHCVLRSCL